AGTAATGTCATAAAGAGCATTACTGAGTCCGGAGAGAGCGCTTAACTGATACTTATTTGTCAGCCATAGCTAGGTAGATACCACGATCTGAAGCATCATCGACGTATCTAGCATCGCGCCACGTCGTATAGTTGTAATGACCGCTGTATGGGCTGATGCTGTTTTGACGGAAGTCAGACACCCAGTCATTACCATCAAATATTTGAATATGGCCATGAGGACGACTTGAGGTACGGTCATAAACAACCACATCACCAACCTGTGGTTCCATGTTATTACTGATTTTGGTAAAACCCGCTTGTGACAGTGTGCCACGAGACGCATATTGATACGCTGAAGGATTAGGCGTGAATTCGTAGCCCGCTGATTGTAACGCTTTACGGACATAACGAGCGCAATAGCCTGTGCTACTAGATAAAGCGACTCGTGAAGCATTCGCTGCTGCAATAGCAGGCGCCGAATAACGATCTGGCACTGAACTTACTTTCTGCTGACGTTGCTCATAAGACAAACGATTGGTTAGCGAAGCAAGCTGATATTCTTTTTGTTTTGCATGCGCGCTTAAATTATCGATTGCTTGGCTGATTTCATCATTGCTAGAAACATATGCACCGCTGTTGGTGCTGTAGATGTTACGACTAGAACCGTAGTTCGCAGAAGTAGTGATATTGGTGATGGTATGACTCAAGGTATTATTTGATTGAAAGGTTGTTTCGGCAGCACCACTTGTCTGTGCTACGCCCATTCCCAATACTGATAAAATTAATAAAGCTTGTTTCATAAATTTACTACCTATTGTGAAAACAGAATTGCTCGTCATCCGTGACAAAGCATGAATTAGTTTAGAGAATATAATCATGAAATAAACATGATAAAATATTTAGTACAATCGCTCTTTTACTTCTTAAGTAGCTGATGCTGATATCATTAGCAGCTTAATCATCTACTATATAAATCGTTTGCTACGTCATACCTTGCTTTAAAAATGAGCGTTTAGAGCCTGT
The window above is part of the Psychrobacter cryohalolentis K5 genome. Proteins encoded here:
- a CDS encoding CHAP domain-containing protein — its product is MKQALLILSVLGMGVAQTSGAAETTFQSNNTLSHTITNITTSANYGSSRNIYSTNSGAYVSSNDEISQAIDNLSAHAKQKEYQLASLTNRLSYEQRQQKVSSVPDRYSAPAIAAANASRVALSSSTGYCARYVRKALQSAGYEFTPNPSAYQYASRGTLSQAGFTKISNNMEPQVGDVVVYDRTSSRPHGHIQIFDGNDWVSDFRQNSISPYSGHYNYTTWRDARYVDDASDRGIYLAMADK